From Deltaproteobacteria bacterium, the proteins below share one genomic window:
- a CDS encoding metallophosphoesterase, which translates to MRCAFLSDIHYRKGETEGEKLFLKFLYKKAHHFDRIYILGDLFEFYLGYPHFFYKEHRKVISYLKLLSLWETKIYMIEGNHEYGFTEAGKFLNMKVYRKNCIAHIDGRYVYLEHGDLINKKDWRHILCQYILKSPAMLYVFKKIYPSVMMKLSHIAGNVSKNYLRAKNGAIEKMFADYALKIIEEKDMDVVILAHIHQPLYLKKGKKIYINSGDFLEHYTFVVYENGNFYLDRMK; encoded by the coding sequence ATGAGATGCGCATTTCTATCTGATATACACTATAGAAAAGGAGAAACAGAAGGAGAAAAACTATTTTTAAAATTCTTATACAAAAAAGCACATCATTTTGACAGAATATATATCCTGGGTGATTTATTTGAATTCTATTTAGGTTATCCTCATTTTTTCTACAAGGAACACAGAAAGGTAATTAGCTATTTAAAGCTTTTGTCTCTGTGGGAAACAAAGATATATATGATTGAAGGAAATCATGAATACGGTTTTACAGAGGCTGGAAAATTTTTAAACATGAAGGTTTATAGAAAAAACTGTATTGCACATATTGATGGAAGATATGTTTATCTGGAACATGGAGATTTGATAAATAAAAAAGACTGGAGACACATTCTATGCCAATATATATTGAAATCTCCTGCTATGCTTTATGTTTTTAAAAAAATATATCCATCTGTTATGATGAAACTCTCTCATATTGCCGGCAATGTAAGTAAAAATTATCTAAGAGCAAAGAATGGCGCCATAGAAAAGATGTTTGCAGATTATGCCCTAAAAATCATAGAAGAAAAAGATATGGATGTAGTAATCTTAGCCCATATTCACCAACCTTTGTACCTAAAAAAAGGTAAAAAGATATATATAAATAGCGGTGATTTTTTAGAACATTATACATTTGTTGTTTATGAAAATGGCAACTTTTACCTTGATAGGATGAAGTAA